A window of the Bufo gargarizans isolate SCDJY-AF-19 chromosome 1, ASM1485885v1, whole genome shotgun sequence genome harbors these coding sequences:
- the LOC122924938 gene encoding gastrula zinc finger protein XlCGF17.1-like: protein MMEEHQPLISQENSSKDFKGNFLLRPNYNVEHEDLMQHSSGGNHVNLNVFSGLPITDLSHNPPNHEEPSVNQSQIVTRSAGQKELQPGKEFTKRSSHRTTHRRIHSVEKRHLCLECEKYFTDKSSLVKQKSSHRGKKPYSCSECGKYFGYKSILVQHEINHTGEKTYSCSECGKCFAQKFELAYHKIRHTQEKRYSCSECGKCFVDKSYLVIHERIHTGEKPYSCSECEKCFADKSSLVKHERIHTGEKPYACLECEKCFSDKSNLVTHEKIHTGEKPYSCSECGKSFILKSHLTRHNRIHTGVKPYPCSECGKCFARKTNLVRHERHHTGEKPYSCSECGISFIHKSNLTRHKKSHSGVKPY from the exons atgatggaggagcaccagcctcttatatcacaag AGAATTCCAGTAAAGATTTTAAAGGAAACTTCTTGCTAAGACCAAATTATAATGTAGAACATGAAGATCTCATGCAGCACTCTTCAGGAGGCAACCATGTTAATCTTAATGTATTTTCAGGACTTCCTATTACAGATCTATCACATAATCCCCCTAATCATGAGGAACCTTCTGTTaaccaatcacagattgttaccaGAAGTGCAGGTCAAAAAGAGCTCCAGCCTGGTAAAGAGTTTACAAAGAGATCTAGTCACAGAACTACACACAGAAGAATTCACAGTGTGGAGAAGCGCCATTTATGTTTAGAATGTGAGAAATATTTTACggataaatcaagtcttgttaaacAAAAGAGTAGTCATAGAGGAAAGAAGCcatattcgtgttcagaatgtgggaaatactTTGGCTATAAATCAATTCTTGTTCAACATGAgataaatcacacaggagagaaaacatactcctgttcagaatgtgggaaatgttttgcacaaAAATTTGAACTTGCTTACCATAAAATACGTCACACACAAGAGAAgcgatattcatgttcagaatgtgggaaatgttttgtagataaatcatatcttgttatacatgagaggattcatacaggggagaaaccatattcatgttcagaatgtgagaaatgttttgcagataaatcaagtcttgttaaacatgaaagaattcacacaggagagaagccatatgcatgcttagaatgtgagaaatgtttttcaGATAAATCAAATCTAGTTACAcatgagaaaattcacacaggagagaagccatattcttgttcagaatgtgggaaatcttttataCTTAAATCACATCTTACTAGACATaatagaattcacacaggagtgaaACCATatccatgctcagaatgtggaaaatgttttgcaCGTAAAACAAATCTAGTTAGACATGagagacatcacacaggagagaagccatattcttgttcagaatgtggaataTCTTTTATACATAAATCAAATCTTACTAGACATAAGAAAAGTCACTCAGGAGTAAAGCCGTATtaa